The Melitaea cinxia chromosome 21, ilMelCinx1.1, whole genome shotgun sequence genome has a window encoding:
- the LOC123663846 gene encoding uncharacterized protein LOC123663846 isoform X1, with protein MTPYILLIILYFTSGIGTSYGDRNRTQPCYGNQANYDMQKAMGSWYVVALIPETGFPKLKRISCYKMDVSETDEAGLRWLISRKIESPNQEVVQKIKGTIVRQRYHSETPFDIWSKAITGINGCFRQLFSLGTNKTNISDAENLATYMQLHLMDTNDGAGPYLVQILWGKLISAVIYRREEGVSMERLEPIHKYITDLKGYQMPPLICNKPEKEIKPPASHRP; from the exons ATGACTCCGTATATCCTTCTCATCATCCTATACTTCACAAGTGGGATAGGAACAAGCTATGGAGACAGAAATAGAACCCAACCATGCTACGGCAACCAAGCAAATTACGATATGCAAAAAGCTATGGGTAGTTGGTACGTTGTGGCTCTCATCCCAGAGACAGGTTTCCCGAAGTTAAAGAGGATATCTTGCTATAAAATGGATGTGAGTGAAACAGATGAG GCGGGATTAAGATGGCTTATAAGCAGGAAAATCGAATCGCCAAATCAAGAAGTGGTACAGAAGATCAAGGGAACTATCGTCAGACAGAGATATCACTCTGAGACACCTTTTGATATTTGGTCGAAAGCTATCACGGGGATCAACGGGTGTTTCCGTCAGTTGTTCTCTTTAGGaactaataaaactaatatat CTGACGCAGAGAACTTGGCGACATATATGCAACTACATCTAATGGACACTAACGACGGAGCCGGCCCGTACTTGGTTCAAATTTTATGGGGGAAATTGATATCCGCTGTCATTTATCGAAGAGAAGAA ggTGTGTCAATGGAACGCTTGGAACCAATCCACAAATACATTACTGACCTAAAAGGATACCAGATGCCACCGTTGATCTGTAACAAACCCGAAAAAGAAATCAAGCCTCCAGCCTCTCATAGaccttaa
- the LOC123663846 gene encoding uncharacterized protein LOC123663846 isoform X2 yields MTPYILLIILYFTSGIGTSYGDRNRTQPCYGNQANYDMQKAMGSWYVVALIPETGFPKLKRISCYKMDVSETDEAGLRWLISRKIESPNQEVVQKIKGTIVRQRYHSETPFDIWSKAITGINGCFRQLFSLGTNKTNISDAENLATYMQLHLMDTNDGAGPYLVQILWGKLISAVIYRREGVSMERLEPIHKYITDLKGYQMPPLICNKPEKEIKPPASHRP; encoded by the exons ATGACTCCGTATATCCTTCTCATCATCCTATACTTCACAAGTGGGATAGGAACAAGCTATGGAGACAGAAATAGAACCCAACCATGCTACGGCAACCAAGCAAATTACGATATGCAAAAAGCTATGGGTAGTTGGTACGTTGTGGCTCTCATCCCAGAGACAGGTTTCCCGAAGTTAAAGAGGATATCTTGCTATAAAATGGATGTGAGTGAAACAGATGAG GCGGGATTAAGATGGCTTATAAGCAGGAAAATCGAATCGCCAAATCAAGAAGTGGTACAGAAGATCAAGGGAACTATCGTCAGACAGAGATATCACTCTGAGACACCTTTTGATATTTGGTCGAAAGCTATCACGGGGATCAACGGGTGTTTCCGTCAGTTGTTCTCTTTAGGaactaataaaactaatatat CTGACGCAGAGAACTTGGCGACATATATGCAACTACATCTAATGGACACTAACGACGGAGCCGGCCCGTACTTGGTTCAAATTTTATGGGGGAAATTGATATCCGCTGTCATTTATCGAAGAGAA ggTGTGTCAATGGAACGCTTGGAACCAATCCACAAATACATTACTGACCTAAAAGGATACCAGATGCCACCGTTGATCTGTAACAAACCCGAAAAAGAAATCAAGCCTCCAGCCTCTCATAGaccttaa
- the LOC123663846 gene encoding uncharacterized protein LOC123663846 isoform X3 — protein sequence MTPYILLIILYFTSGIGTSYGDRNRTQPCYGNQANYDMQKAMGSWYVVALIPETGFPKLKRISCYKMDAGLRWLISRKIESPNQEVVQKIKGTIVRQRYHSETPFDIWSKAITGINGCFRQLFSLGTNKTNISDAENLATYMQLHLMDTNDGAGPYLVQILWGKLISAVIYRREEGVSMERLEPIHKYITDLKGYQMPPLICNKPEKEIKPPASHRP from the exons ATGACTCCGTATATCCTTCTCATCATCCTATACTTCACAAGTGGGATAGGAACAAGCTATGGAGACAGAAATAGAACCCAACCATGCTACGGCAACCAAGCAAATTACGATATGCAAAAAGCTATGGGTAGTTGGTACGTTGTGGCTCTCATCCCAGAGACAGGTTTCCCGAAGTTAAAGAGGATATCTTGCTATAAAATGGAT GCGGGATTAAGATGGCTTATAAGCAGGAAAATCGAATCGCCAAATCAAGAAGTGGTACAGAAGATCAAGGGAACTATCGTCAGACAGAGATATCACTCTGAGACACCTTTTGATATTTGGTCGAAAGCTATCACGGGGATCAACGGGTGTTTCCGTCAGTTGTTCTCTTTAGGaactaataaaactaatatat CTGACGCAGAGAACTTGGCGACATATATGCAACTACATCTAATGGACACTAACGACGGAGCCGGCCCGTACTTGGTTCAAATTTTATGGGGGAAATTGATATCCGCTGTCATTTATCGAAGAGAAGAA ggTGTGTCAATGGAACGCTTGGAACCAATCCACAAATACATTACTGACCTAAAAGGATACCAGATGCCACCGTTGATCTGTAACAAACCCGAAAAAGAAATCAAGCCTCCAGCCTCTCATAGaccttaa